A region of Candidatus Binataceae bacterium DNA encodes the following proteins:
- a CDS encoding alpha/beta hydrolase — MATLTRPDGTRIYYLLSGKDMGKPPLVMIHGWCSSHELWASQVKHFGKRHRILLLDRRGHGKSTTSGTGHDAATHASDIAAVTIAAGLRGVVAIGHAGGGAGTLEFIRANPRLIKAGVLVDTSLTPLPKLGDPSSPFGNALGQMIESLKGPKSKSAFKAMYSRYFNSRGDRAANARAVAQAALTPDAVKIAELEGLVVDTAAIADGIKQPVLWLTASQADQSFIRSHLKDVGFAQVYGANHFPQFEQPAQTNAMLETFLSRI; from the coding sequence ATGGCTACGTTAACACGTCCAGACGGGACTCGGATCTACTACCTGCTGAGCGGCAAGGACATGGGCAAGCCGCCGCTAGTGATGATTCATGGCTGGTGCTCGAGCCATGAGCTGTGGGCATCCCAGGTGAAGCACTTCGGCAAGCGGCATCGGATCCTGTTGCTCGATCGCCGCGGCCATGGAAAATCAACCACCTCGGGCACCGGCCATGACGCAGCGACGCACGCAAGCGATATCGCGGCAGTCACGATCGCCGCGGGCCTCAGAGGTGTCGTCGCTATCGGTCACGCCGGTGGCGGCGCCGGTACACTGGAATTTATCCGTGCCAACCCGAGGCTCATTAAGGCCGGTGTATTGGTCGATACGTCACTGACGCCCCTGCCGAAGCTCGGTGACCCGAGCAGTCCGTTTGGAAATGCGCTCGGCCAGATGATCGAGTCGCTCAAAGGGCCAAAGTCAAAATCGGCCTTCAAGGCTATGTACTCCCGTTACTTCAATTCCCGGGGAGATCGCGCGGCGAATGCTCGCGCGGTTGCGCAGGCAGCGCTGACTCCGGATGCGGTTAAGATCGCTGAGCTCGAAGGGCTGGTCGTCGACACCGCCGCTATTGCCGATGGCATCAAGCAGCCAGTGCTGTGGCTGACTGCATCGCAGGCCGACCAGTCATTCATCCGCTCGCATCTGAAAGACGTAGGGTTCGCGCAGGTATATGGCGCGAATCATTTTCCCCAATTCGAGCAGCC